One part of the Streptomyces sp. AM 2-1-1 genome encodes these proteins:
- a CDS encoding DUF3090 domain-containing protein, with translation MSRQVFLYDPPERFVAGTVGLPGRRTFFLQASAGGRVTSVALEKTQVAALAERIDELLDEVVRRTGGNSPVPAVAPVTVADTAPLDTPVEEEFRVGTMALAWDGDEQCMIVEAQALVEMDVDTEDDLAAAEERLLQDEENGPPMLRVRLSGAQARAFAKRALDVVQAGRPPCPLCSLPLDPEGHVCPRQNGYRRGA, from the coding sequence GTGTCCCGTCAGGTGTTCCTCTACGACCCGCCGGAACGATTCGTGGCCGGCACGGTCGGACTGCCTGGCCGCCGTACGTTTTTCCTCCAGGCGTCCGCAGGCGGCCGGGTCACCAGCGTGGCTCTGGAGAAGACCCAGGTCGCCGCGCTCGCCGAACGGATCGACGAGCTGCTCGACGAGGTCGTCCGGCGCACCGGCGGCAACTCGCCCGTGCCGGCCGTCGCCCCCGTGACCGTCGCCGACACCGCGCCGCTCGACACCCCCGTCGAGGAGGAGTTCCGGGTCGGCACGATGGCCCTCGCCTGGGACGGCGACGAGCAGTGCATGATCGTCGAGGCCCAGGCCCTCGTCGAGATGGACGTCGACACCGAGGACGACCTGGCGGCAGCCGAGGAAAGGCTTCTCCAGGACGAGGAGAACGGCCCGCCGATGCTGCGGGTGCGCCTCAGCGGCGCCCAGGCCCGGGCATTCGCCAAGCGCGCCCTCGACGTCGTGCAGGCCGGCCGCCCGCCGTGCCCGCTGTGCAGCCTGCCGCTCGACCCGGAAGGACACGTGTGCCCGCGTCAGAACGGATACCGGCGCGGGGCATGA